A region of Subdoligranulum variabile DNA encodes the following proteins:
- a CDS encoding glycosyltransferase family protein yields the protein MQHLVSLLRKNKLFAALLAVELAVTVWLAVTVWLAAGLFGPAYTLALTPDTFANNFSGIAALSEDGGALQIWNDSGFTTDKEITFSSAGTALPSGAYEVTVDYFSCQTPDAPTFSVQQSAGSLTFSSEKTPSAVQADALTLDDGHRTVSTRLWVSSGARLQDLTATLHYGEGQLYLYGIRFTEQPIYRLTRLVCFVFFFAVVDFLGWLLFACTGAQGAPRRRALRLPLALLGITVLACLPLFSDHLYFGHDLRYHLQRITAMAAELSYGQFPVRITTTTLNGYGYINPLCYCELFLLLPALLYNAWLPLRTCYQVYIFGVTLAACGFSYLCFARISGSRRGGVLGAALYTLSTYRLVCVYFRAAVGEYTAMSFLPLVLLGVYEIYTCEKPRFAQWAPLAFGMAALVQSHLISTELTGAFLLLFCLLRLRQTLRPARLLAWCKAALLAFGLSAWFLFPFISTSLSVPLQVNEGLPGKPQSEGLTLMQLLNPFGPGFGGTSSGTSTDMSLTLGLPLVLGVALVVFCLFRRDRWELPPALRLTAGLGTLAVILSLQIFPWDFLESWVGSGIAKLTGTFQYPWRFLALATLLFCAATLLALRLAGQHRPQMLRLGTFVLAACTVLSVSVFQMQLLTCSELTGNTISRDDTRDVGLGEYMIDGCSIYETIWAQPKPGSEELTLTGYEKKQGVAYLSVENAGGDADISVPIFNYGHYTAADTATGTAVPFTSGENARIVLTIPAGYNGTIAIAWHSPLWWRGCELLSLLCAAGSLLCWLVRRRARS from the coding sequence ATGCAACACCTGGTTTCCCTGCTGCGGAAAAACAAGCTGTTCGCCGCTCTCCTGGCGGTGGAACTGGCGGTGACGGTCTGGCTGGCGGTGACGGTCTGGCTGGCGGCAGGGCTGTTCGGGCCGGCGTACACCCTGGCGCTGACCCCCGACACCTTTGCCAACAATTTTTCCGGCATTGCCGCCCTCAGCGAGGACGGCGGCGCCCTGCAGATCTGGAATGACAGCGGTTTTACCACCGACAAGGAGATCACCTTTTCCTCGGCCGGCACGGCACTGCCTTCCGGCGCCTACGAGGTGACGGTGGACTACTTTTCCTGCCAGACCCCCGACGCTCCCACCTTCAGTGTGCAGCAGAGTGCCGGGTCGCTGACCTTCTCCTCTGAAAAGACGCCTTCCGCCGTGCAAGCCGACGCCCTGACCCTGGATGACGGCCACCGCACGGTCTCCACCCGACTGTGGGTCAGCTCCGGCGCCAGACTGCAGGACCTGACCGCCACCCTGCATTATGGGGAAGGGCAGCTCTATCTGTACGGCATCCGCTTTACCGAACAGCCCATCTACCGGCTGACCCGCCTGGTCTGCTTTGTCTTCTTCTTTGCCGTGGTGGATTTTCTCGGCTGGCTGCTCTTTGCCTGCACCGGTGCCCAGGGCGCCCCCCGACGCCGCGCCCTGCGGCTGCCGCTGGCTCTGCTGGGCATCACGGTGCTGGCCTGTCTGCCGCTCTTCAGCGACCATCTCTATTTCGGCCACGACCTGCGCTACCACCTGCAGCGCATCACCGCCATGGCCGCCGAGTTGTCCTACGGGCAGTTCCCGGTGCGCATTACCACTACCACTCTGAACGGCTACGGCTACATCAACCCGCTGTGCTACTGTGAACTGTTTTTGCTGCTGCCTGCCCTGCTGTACAACGCCTGGCTGCCGCTGCGCACCTGCTACCAGGTGTACATCTTTGGGGTGACGCTGGCAGCCTGCGGCTTCAGCTATCTCTGCTTTGCCCGGATCTCCGGCAGCCGCCGCGGCGGTGTGCTGGGCGCCGCCCTCTATACGCTGTCGACCTACCGGCTGGTCTGCGTCTATTTCCGCGCCGCGGTGGGAGAATACACCGCCATGAGTTTCCTGCCGCTGGTGCTGCTGGGCGTCTACGAGATCTACACCTGCGAAAAGCCCCGTTTTGCCCAGTGGGCGCCCCTGGCCTTCGGCATGGCGGCTCTGGTGCAAAGCCATCTGATCTCCACCGAACTCACCGGCGCTTTTCTCCTGCTGTTCTGCCTGCTGCGGCTGCGGCAGACGCTGCGCCCCGCCCGCCTGCTGGCCTGGTGCAAGGCCGCCCTGCTGGCTTTCGGGCTGAGCGCCTGGTTCCTGTTCCCCTTCATCTCCACCAGCCTCTCGGTACCGCTGCAGGTCAACGAGGGTCTGCCCGGCAAGCCCCAGAGTGAGGGTCTGACCCTGATGCAGCTGCTCAATCCCTTTGGCCCCGGCTTCGGCGGCACCTCGTCGGGCACCTCCACCGACATGAGCCTGACACTCGGCCTGCCTCTGGTGCTGGGTGTGGCCCTGGTGGTCTTCTGCCTGTTCCGCCGCGACCGGTGGGAGCTCCCCCCCGCCCTGCGGCTGACAGCCGGGCTGGGCACCCTGGCGGTGATCCTCTCCCTGCAGATTTTCCCCTGGGATTTCCTGGAAAGCTGGGTGGGCAGCGGCATCGCCAAGCTGACCGGCACCTTCCAGTATCCCTGGCGGTTTCTGGCGCTGGCCACCCTGCTGTTCTGTGCCGCCACCCTGCTGGCGCTGCGGCTGGCGGGGCAGCACCGGCCGCAGATGCTCCGGCTGGGGACCTTTGTGCTGGCGGCCTGCACGGTGCTGAGCGTGAGCGTCTTCCAGATGCAGCTGCTCACCTGTTCGGAGCTGACCGGCAACACCATCAGCCGGGACGACACCCGGGACGTGGGCCTGGGCGAATATATGATCGACGGGTGCAGTATCTATGAAACGATCTGGGCCCAGCCCAAACCCGGCAGCGAGGAACTGACGCTGACCGGCTACGAGAAAAAGCAGGGCGTCGCCTATCTGAGTGTGGAGAACGCAGGCGGCGATGCCGACATCTCGGTGCCCATCTTCAACTACGGCCATTACACGGCCGCCGATACCGCCACCGGCACTGCGGTTCCCTTCACCAGCGGCGAGAATGCCCGCATTGTGCTGACGATCCCCGCCGGATACAACGGCACCATCGCCATCGCCTGGCACAGTCCCCTGTGGTGGCGCGGATGCGAGCTGCTCTCCCTGCTGTGCGCCGCCGGCAGCCTGCTCTGCTGGCTGGTACGGCGCCGCGCCCGGTCCTGA
- a CDS encoding phosphatase PAP2 family protein: protein MRNWCMRHPVWFMALYALFYLLCFHFLEKTILVPDLWVHCRLDDLIPFCKYAIIPYVMWFPWIPFTLFYILRHAPRSDFWRLCLPLFAGMTLSLLFYVMVPNGLALRPHSIAGNDIFAEAVRTLYRHDTPTNVCPSIHVFNSVTLMLAYYRCSCFDAPRRRWMRPAAAGLCLAITLSTMLLKQHSVIDVVFGILLALALDYLAAVVETETSPLHHRHRKERLPEWW, encoded by the coding sequence ATGCGTAACTGGTGTATGCGTCATCCTGTATGGTTCATGGCGCTGTATGCATTATTTTATTTGCTCTGTTTCCATTTTCTGGAGAAGACCATTCTGGTGCCGGATCTGTGGGTCCACTGCCGCCTGGATGACCTGATCCCCTTCTGCAAATATGCGATCATTCCCTATGTGATGTGGTTCCCGTGGATCCCGTTCACGCTGTTTTACATACTGCGGCATGCCCCGCGGTCGGATTTCTGGCGGCTCTGCCTGCCCCTGTTCGCTGGCATGACATTGTCGCTGCTGTTCTACGTGATGGTTCCCAACGGGCTGGCGCTGCGTCCCCACAGCATTGCCGGCAACGACATTTTTGCCGAGGCAGTGCGCACCCTCTACCGCCACGACACCCCCACCAACGTCTGCCCTTCCATCCATGTGTTCAACTCGGTGACGCTGATGCTGGCCTACTACCGCTGCAGCTGCTTCGACGCGCCTCGCCGCCGCTGGATGCGCCCGGCCGCCGCAGGGCTCTGTCTGGCCATCACCCTTTCCACCATGCTGCTCAAGCAGCACAGTGTGATCGATGTGGTGTTCGGCATCCTGCTGGCCCTGGCGCTGGATTACCTCGCCGCCGTGGTGGAGACCGAAACCTCGCCCCTGCATCACCGCCACCGCAAAGAGCGTCTGCCCGAATGGTGGTAA
- a CDS encoding IS3 family transposase, with amino-acid sequence MIYRHRKESPILVMCKFFSVSRSGYYSFVRRMDRPEKDAGLAETIRQQQSKCFHTYGYRRMWQWLKENKGIYHNPKTILRVMQKYGLLAEIRRRRKWKQMGQQVYKYENLLNRDFHAEAPNSKWVTDISYIKTKQGVLYLSMIRDLYDNSIVSYKTATQQTVNLVLDTIRQAVRREKKKAAAELQLHSDQGFQYTSQAYFKLTQQYGITPSMSRRGNPYDNAMAENFFSILKTECIYRHKPATFSEANEMIDRYIHFYNYERIQSKTGVAPLTLRHSC; translated from the coding sequence GTGATTTACCGCCACAGGAAAGAGTCCCCTATACTGGTTATGTGCAAATTTTTTTCGGTGTCCAGAAGCGGATATTACAGCTTTGTAAGGCGAATGGACCGTCCGGAGAAGGATGCTGGCCTTGCCGAAACGATCCGGCAGCAGCAAAGCAAATGCTTTCATACTTACGGTTACCGGCGGATGTGGCAATGGCTGAAGGAAAACAAAGGTATTTACCATAATCCCAAGACAATTCTGCGTGTCATGCAAAAATACGGCCTGTTGGCGGAGATTCGCCGCCGCAGGAAATGGAAACAGATGGGCCAGCAGGTATACAAATACGAGAATCTTCTCAACCGGGACTTTCACGCTGAAGCCCCGAACAGCAAATGGGTGACCGATATTTCCTATATTAAGACCAAACAAGGTGTATTGTATCTGTCTATGATCCGTGATCTGTACGACAACAGTATTGTGTCCTACAAGACTGCGACACAGCAAACGGTGAACCTGGTCCTTGACACCATTCGCCAAGCAGTGCGCAGAGAAAAGAAGAAGGCCGCTGCGGAGTTGCAGCTCCACAGCGACCAAGGCTTTCAATACACATCCCAAGCATATTTCAAGCTAACTCAACAATACGGCATTACGCCTTCGATGTCAAGACGTGGAAACCCGTATGACAACGCAATGGCGGAAAACTTTTTCTCTATCCTAAAAACAGAGTGCATCTACCGCCACAAACCGGCAACCTTCTCTGAAGCAAATGAAATGATTGACCGCTATATCCATTTTTACAACTACGAGCGTATCCAAAGTAAAACAGGAGTAGCGCCGCTGACGCTGCGCCACTCCTGCTAA
- a CDS encoding EamA family transporter, with amino-acid sequence MTQAQLPYVLLYLFSTFLASVSQVLLKKAAVREHKSLLAEYTDWRVLLGYGLFVGCTLLTMLAYKGVPLNVGPVLEATGYLYVTIFGITIFHEKMNPRKILALALIIVGILVYAL; translated from the coding sequence ATGACACAGGCTCAGCTTCCCTATGTATTGCTCTACCTTTTCAGCACCTTTCTGGCATCGGTGTCCCAGGTACTGCTCAAAAAGGCCGCCGTGCGGGAACACAAATCCCTGCTGGCCGAGTATACCGACTGGCGGGTCTTGCTGGGGTATGGCCTTTTTGTGGGCTGCACGCTGCTGACGATGCTGGCCTACAAGGGGGTGCCGCTGAATGTGGGTCCTGTACTGGAGGCCACCGGCTACCTGTATGTGACGATCTTTGGTATTACCATTTTCCATGAGAAGATGAACCCCAGAAAGATTCTGGCGCTGGCCCTCATCATTGTGGGAATTCTGGTCTACGCGCTGTAA
- a CDS encoding EamA family transporter produces MKQAKWFLILHIFLGIYAMSSVCSKLAARQAFLSVPFFLLYGGMLAALVVYAFGWQQVIKHLPLTTAYANKAVTVVWGILLGFLLFDETVTLRQVLGAVIIVAGIVLFVRADHEGEDCS; encoded by the coding sequence GTGAAACAGGCGAAATGGTTCCTTATCCTGCATATCTTCCTGGGCATCTACGCCATGAGCAGCGTCTGCAGCAAACTGGCGGCCCGGCAGGCCTTCCTCAGCGTGCCGTTCTTTCTGCTCTACGGCGGTATGCTGGCGGCGCTGGTCGTCTATGCCTTCGGCTGGCAGCAGGTCATCAAACATCTGCCGCTGACCACCGCCTACGCCAACAAGGCTGTCACCGTTGTCTGGGGCATTCTGCTGGGGTTCCTCCTGTTTGACGAGACCGTTACCCTGCGGCAGGTCCTGGGGGCGGTCATCATTGTGGCTGGCATCGTGCTCTTTGTCCGGGCCGACCACGAAGGGGAGGATTGCTCATGA
- a CDS encoding glycosyltransferase family 2 protein: MQKLSYVIPCYRSEHTLAGVVREVTDTMRTMPQYDYEIVLVNDCSPDGTLGTIRSLVAADPHVQGVDLARNFGQHAALMAGFHQCTGDIIICLDDDGQTPADEVGKLLEKIQAGYDVVYASYDNKRQAGWRNFGSWVNSKMTEIMLGKPPELVVNSYFAARRFVMDEMIRYEHCYPYVIGLVLRTTKNICNVSVHHRAREEGRSGYTLGKLLGLWMNGFTSFSVKPLRIATYFGTLSAVAGFFYIIYIIISHFTRHTAPLGWASTTALLLLLGGIILIVLGLIGEYVGRIYMCANNAPQYVAREYLHHEEASR; encoded by the coding sequence ATGCAGAAACTATCCTATGTGATTCCCTGCTACCGCTCGGAACACACGCTGGCCGGGGTGGTGCGGGAAGTCACCGATACCATGCGCACCATGCCCCAGTATGACTATGAAATCGTGCTGGTCAATGACTGTTCGCCGGACGGCACGCTGGGCACCATCCGCAGCCTGGTGGCGGCGGATCCCCATGTACAGGGGGTGGACCTGGCCCGCAATTTCGGCCAGCATGCCGCCCTGATGGCCGGTTTCCACCAGTGCACCGGAGATATCATCATCTGCCTGGACGACGACGGCCAGACCCCCGCCGACGAGGTGGGCAAGCTGCTGGAAAAGATCCAGGCCGGGTATGACGTGGTCTATGCCAGCTACGACAACAAGCGGCAGGCAGGCTGGCGCAATTTCGGCAGCTGGGTGAACAGCAAGATGACCGAGATCATGCTGGGCAAGCCGCCCGAGCTGGTGGTCAACAGCTACTTTGCCGCCCGCCGCTTCGTGATGGACGAGATGATCCGCTATGAGCACTGCTATCCCTATGTGATCGGTCTGGTGCTGCGCACCACCAAGAACATCTGCAATGTGTCGGTGCACCACCGTGCCCGGGAGGAGGGCCGCTCCGGCTATACGCTGGGCAAGCTGCTGGGACTGTGGATGAACGGGTTTACCTCCTTTTCGGTCAAGCCGCTGCGCATCGCCACCTATTTCGGCACCCTGTCGGCGGTGGCAGGCTTCTTCTATATCATCTACATCATCATCAGCCATTTCACCCGCCACACCGCCCCGCTGGGCTGGGCTTCCACCACGGCACTGCTGCTCCTTCTGGGCGGGATCATCCTCATTGTCCTGGGCCTGATCGGGGAGTATGTGGGCCGCATCTATATGTGCGCCAACAACGCGCCACAGTATGTGGCACGGGAGTATCTGCACCATGAGGAGGCGTCCCGGTGA
- a CDS encoding GNAT family N-acetyltransferase, which produces MNRMQELPVITGQLVVLRPITDGDTGRIVTWRNTPSVMQNFIFREKFTPEMHRHWLATKVATGQVVQYIIEDKTDGRPVGSVYYRDVDHANRSAEYGIFIGEESARGKGFGTETARLFTDFGFTTLGLHRISLRLLAENLPARRSYEKAGFVLEGICRDMVVLDGQYRDVVFMAKLAGEGRNGDRTE; this is translated from the coding sequence ATGAATCGTATGCAGGAACTTCCCGTTATCACCGGGCAGCTGGTGGTGCTGCGCCCCATCACCGATGGGGACACCGGCCGCATTGTGACCTGGCGCAACACGCCGTCGGTGATGCAGAACTTTATCTTCCGCGAAAAATTCACCCCGGAGATGCACCGGCACTGGCTGGCCACCAAGGTGGCCACCGGGCAGGTGGTGCAGTATATCATCGAGGACAAGACCGACGGCCGGCCGGTGGGTTCGGTCTATTACCGGGATGTGGATCACGCCAACCGCAGCGCCGAGTACGGCATCTTCATCGGCGAGGAATCGGCCCGGGGCAAGGGCTTCGGCACCGAGACCGCCCGATTGTTCACCGACTTTGGCTTTACCACGCTGGGGCTCCATCGGATCAGTCTGCGGCTGCTGGCGGAAAATCTGCCTGCACGCCGCAGCTATGAAAAGGCCGGCTTCGTGCTGGAGGGAATCTGCCGGGATATGGTAGTGCTGGACGGGCAGTACCGCGATGTTGTGTTTATGGCCAAGCTGGCCGGGGAGGGCCGGAATGGCGACCGTACGGAATAA
- the rffA gene encoding dTDP-4-amino-4,6-dideoxygalactose transaminase: MIPFNVPPCVGDEIEYVKQAIDSHKICGDGAFTKQCNAWMEERFGAQKVLLTTSGTTALDMAMLLCGLEPGDEVILPSYTFSSTATAAVLAGAKLVFVDIRPDTMNIDETKIEAAITDRTKVIIVMHYAGVACEMDTILDIAHRHNLMVVEDAAQGVMSTYKGKALGTIGDFGCYSFHETKNYSMGEGGALVINNPAYNERAEILREKGTNRAKFFRGQVDKYTWVDFGDSYLPSELNAAYLWAQLLHADEINDNRMATWNAYRAAFAPLAQAGKVELQTIPEDCVHNAHMFYLKCKDLEERTALIRYLKDNGILAVFHYIPLHSAPAGRKFGRFDGEDRYTTRESERLVRLPLYYGMTEEDRNRVIDCVFAFYAQ; the protein is encoded by the coding sequence ATGATTCCTTTTAACGTGCCCCCCTGTGTCGGGGACGAGATCGAATATGTCAAGCAGGCCATCGACTCCCACAAGATCTGCGGAGACGGTGCCTTTACCAAGCAGTGCAACGCCTGGATGGAGGAGCGCTTCGGCGCCCAGAAGGTGCTGCTGACCACCAGCGGCACCACCGCGCTGGATATGGCCATGCTGCTGTGCGGGCTGGAGCCGGGGGATGAAGTCATCCTGCCCAGCTACACCTTCTCCAGTACGGCCACGGCGGCGGTGCTGGCCGGGGCCAAGCTCGTGTTTGTGGACATCCGCCCCGACACGATGAACATCGATGAGACCAAGATCGAGGCGGCCATCACCGATCGCACCAAGGTCATCATCGTCATGCACTACGCCGGCGTCGCCTGCGAGATGGACACCATCCTGGACATCGCCCACCGCCACAACCTGATGGTGGTGGAGGATGCAGCCCAGGGCGTCATGAGCACCTATAAAGGCAAGGCGCTGGGCACCATCGGCGACTTCGGCTGCTACTCCTTCCACGAGACCAAGAACTACTCCATGGGCGAGGGCGGCGCGCTGGTCATCAACAATCCCGCATACAACGAGCGGGCCGAGATCCTGCGGGAAAAAGGCACCAACCGTGCCAAGTTCTTCCGCGGCCAGGTGGACAAGTATACCTGGGTGGACTTCGGCGACAGCTATCTGCCCAGCGAGCTGAACGCGGCCTATCTGTGGGCCCAGCTGCTTCACGCCGACGAGATCAACGACAACCGCATGGCTACCTGGAATGCCTACCGTGCGGCTTTCGCACCGCTGGCTCAGGCCGGCAAGGTGGAGCTGCAGACCATCCCGGAGGACTGCGTGCACAACGCCCATATGTTCTACCTCAAGTGCAAGGATCTGGAGGAGCGCACGGCGCTGATCCGCTATCTCAAGGACAACGGCATCCTGGCGGTGTTCCACTACATTCCGCTGCACTCTGCCCCGGCGGGCCGCAAATTCGGCCGCTTTGACGGGGAGGATCGCTACACCACCCGGGAGAGCGAACGGCTGGTACGGCTGCCCCTCTACTACGGCATGACCGAAGAGGACCGCAACCGGGTCATCGACTGTGTTTTTGCGTTCTATGCGCAGTAA
- a CDS encoding pyridoxal phosphate-dependent aminotransferase: MEFSHRLELFGPEIFAALNDKKVALEAEGRHLYNLSVGTPDFAPAPHIKQALIDAAQDDENWKYSLRDLPELLQAVCDYYQRRFGVDSITPDRVMSFSGSQDGIGHLGLALCNDGDVVLLPDPCYPVFMTGCMLGGAKPWYYRLTRENHFLPDVSSIPEEVARAAKLMLVSLPANPVGSIGTPELYAEIVAFCRKYDILLVHDNAYSDIIFDGAHGGSIFNTPGAEECAVEFFSLSKSFNVTGARISFLVGRPDVVAACKKLRTQIDFGMFLPIQKAAIAALTGPLDGVQRQCAEYQRRRDALCGGLRSIGWNVPDSHGSMFVWAPIPAGYESSMDFCLELIEKANVICTPGSSFGPSGEGYVRFALTMPVEKIRQAVEAIAASGMICRS; the protein is encoded by the coding sequence ATGGAATTTTCCCATCGGTTGGAACTGTTCGGCCCCGAGATCTTTGCTGCCCTCAACGACAAGAAGGTCGCCCTGGAGGCCGAGGGCCGTCATCTGTATAATTTAAGCGTGGGCACGCCGGATTTTGCGCCGGCGCCCCACATCAAGCAGGCGCTCATCGATGCCGCGCAGGACGACGAGAACTGGAAATACAGCCTGCGCGATCTGCCCGAGCTGCTGCAGGCCGTCTGCGATTACTACCAGCGCCGCTTCGGGGTGGACAGCATCACCCCGGACAGGGTCATGAGTTTTTCCGGCAGCCAGGACGGCATCGGCCATTTGGGACTGGCGCTGTGCAACGACGGAGACGTGGTGCTGTTGCCCGACCCCTGCTATCCGGTGTTCATGACCGGCTGCATGCTGGGCGGCGCCAAGCCCTGGTACTACCGTCTGACCAGGGAAAACCACTTCCTGCCCGACGTATCCTCCATCCCCGAGGAGGTGGCCCGCGCCGCCAAGCTCATGCTGGTCAGCCTGCCGGCCAACCCGGTGGGCAGCATCGGCACTCCGGAGCTCTATGCCGAGATCGTGGCGTTCTGCCGCAAGTACGACATTCTGCTGGTCCATGACAACGCCTACAGCGACATCATCTTTGACGGAGCCCACGGCGGCAGCATCTTCAACACGCCGGGCGCCGAGGAATGCGCGGTGGAGTTTTTCAGCCTGAGCAAGAGCTTCAACGTCACCGGTGCCCGCATCAGCTTCCTGGTGGGACGCCCCGATGTGGTGGCCGCCTGCAAGAAGCTGCGCACCCAGATCGACTTCGGCATGTTCCTGCCCATCCAGAAGGCAGCCATCGCTGCGCTCACCGGCCCGCTGGACGGCGTGCAGCGCCAGTGTGCCGAGTATCAGCGCCGCCGAGACGCCCTCTGCGGCGGCTTGCGCAGCATCGGCTGGAATGTGCCCGACAGCCATGGCAGCATGTTCGTATGGGCCCCCATTCCCGCCGGGTATGAGAGCAGCATGGACTTCTGTCTGGAACTCATCGAGAAGGCCAATGTTATCTGCACCCCCGGTTCCAGCTTCGGCCCCAGCGGGGAAGGCTATGTCCGCTTCGCCCTGACCATGCCGGTGGAGAAGATCCGCCAGGCCGTGGAGGCCATCGCTGCCAGCGGCATGATCTGCCGCAGCTGA
- a CDS encoding BlaI/MecI/CopY family transcriptional regulator, protein MHLTKSEQQIMEIFWQADHPMAQTEVVSTCVDRKWKERSIFSMLNSLMEKGVLKEVGFVRSGKTYARTFEPALSHAEYLAEVIVEQLPADQFPELLAALLKRVEITPAIQKELRTAVRENGQ, encoded by the coding sequence GTGCATCTGACAAAAAGTGAACAGCAGATCATGGAGATCTTCTGGCAGGCGGACCACCCGATGGCCCAGACCGAAGTGGTTTCCACCTGCGTGGACCGTAAATGGAAAGAGCGTTCGATCTTTTCCATGCTCAACAGCCTGATGGAGAAAGGCGTCTTGAAGGAAGTGGGGTTTGTCCGCAGCGGCAAGACCTATGCGCGCACCTTTGAACCGGCGCTGTCCCATGCGGAGTATCTGGCAGAAGTGATCGTAGAGCAGCTTCCGGCGGACCAGTTCCCTGAACTGCTGGCCGCCCTGCTCAAGCGGGTGGAGATCACCCCGGCGATCCAGAAGGAACTGCGCACCGCGGTACGGGAAAATGGTCAGTGA
- a CDS encoding sigma-70 family RNA polymerase sigma factor, whose protein sequence is MSRNRRFGERIANELRMELRRTRREGTLLSLQEPLEGSEGQLTLADTLPDPAVMEDDCERRADAARLRKLLETLPPREQQVLTRRYGLDGRPPCTQQEIAGQMGISRSYISRLEKRALQALSARWGSENVRRGK, encoded by the coding sequence ATGAGCAGGAACCGACGCTTTGGGGAGAGGATAGCAAATGAACTGCGGATGGAGCTGCGGCGCACCCGGCGGGAGGGGACGCTACTCTCCCTGCAGGAGCCGCTGGAGGGCAGCGAGGGGCAGCTGACACTGGCGGACACTTTGCCGGACCCGGCGGTGATGGAGGATGACTGCGAGCGCCGCGCCGATGCGGCACGGCTGCGCAAGCTGCTGGAAACGCTGCCGCCGCGGGAGCAGCAGGTGCTGACCCGACGCTACGGTCTGGATGGTCGGCCGCCCTGCACCCAGCAGGAAATCGCCGGGCAGATGGGCATCAGCCGGAGCTATATCTCCCGGCTGGAGAAGCGGGCGCTGCAGGCGCTTTCGGCCCGGTGGGGCAGTGAAAACGTCCGTCGGGGAAAATGA